In the genome of Nitrospiria bacterium, one region contains:
- the hisD gene encoding histidinol dehydrogenase has product MKLIRINSKTPAGAWLARLRRTSSTPRGVETTVRTVLEAVRRRGDAAVLRYSRDFDQVRLTADRLRIRPERIKEAYRQVAPEAVDSLRFAADRIRSFHERQKPKSWSYEEQQITLGQLVRPLDRVGIYVPGGKAAYPSSVLMNAVPAKVAGVPEVVMCTPTPGGGMNPHLLVAADLAGVDEIYAVGGAQAIGAMAYGTKTIARVDKIVGPGNIYVATAKRLVFGLVDIDMIAGPSEIVVIADDTADPRFVAADLLSQAEHDELAISILITPSDSLIRKVRTRMKEQIERLPRKKIIAQALRRSGKIFRVRDLAQAVAMANAIAPEHLELAVDQPDRLLPEVKHAGAVFLGHYTTESLGDYVAGPNHVLPTGGTARFSSPLSVDDFVKKTSLLAFSREGLSRVKDAAIRIAEMEGLQAHARAVEVRTQ; this is encoded by the coding sequence ATGAAATTGATCCGGATCAATTCAAAAACCCCGGCCGGGGCGTGGCTGGCACGCCTGCGGCGGACTTCCTCGACTCCCAGAGGCGTCGAAACGACGGTCCGGACGGTCCTGGAGGCGGTTCGACGACGGGGAGATGCCGCCGTCCTTCGTTATTCGCGCGATTTTGATCAGGTCCGTCTCACGGCCGACCGACTTCGGATCCGTCCGGAGCGGATCAAGGAGGCCTACCGTCAAGTGGCCCCCGAGGCCGTGGACTCCCTTCGATTTGCCGCCGATCGAATCCGCTCGTTCCACGAACGGCAAAAGCCGAAGAGCTGGAGCTATGAAGAGCAGCAGATCACCCTGGGCCAATTGGTGCGCCCCCTGGACCGGGTCGGGATCTACGTCCCCGGAGGGAAAGCGGCCTATCCGTCTTCCGTATTGATGAACGCCGTTCCGGCCAAGGTGGCCGGCGTTCCGGAAGTCGTGATGTGCACGCCGACCCCTGGAGGCGGGATGAACCCTCACCTGCTCGTCGCGGCCGATCTGGCCGGCGTCGACGAAATCTACGCGGTCGGCGGCGCGCAGGCGATCGGCGCGATGGCCTACGGGACCAAGACCATCGCCCGGGTGGACAAGATCGTCGGGCCCGGAAACATTTACGTCGCCACGGCCAAACGGCTCGTTTTCGGGCTGGTGGACATCGATATGATCGCCGGACCCAGCGAGATCGTCGTGATCGCGGACGATACGGCCGACCCCCGTTTCGTCGCGGCCGACCTGCTGTCCCAGGCCGAACATGACGAGCTTGCGATCTCGATCCTGATCACTCCCAGCGATTCGCTGATCCGAAAAGTCCGGACGCGGATGAAGGAACAGATCGAACGGCTTCCGAGAAAAAAGATCATCGCCCAGGCGCTCCGTCGTTCGGGAAAAATCTTCCGAGTGAGAGACCTGGCCCAGGCCGTGGCCATGGCCAATGCGATCGCACCGGAACATCTCGAACTGGCCGTGGACCAACCGGACCGTCTGCTCCCGGAGGTCAAGCATGCCGGGGCCGTCTTTCTCGGCCACTACACCACCGAGTCCCTCGGCGATTACGTGGCGGGGCCGAACCATGTCCTGCCGACCGGCGGAACCGCACGCTTCTCTTCGCCCCTGTCGGTGGACGACTTTGTGAAGAAAACCAGCCTCCTTGCGTTCAGCCGTGAAGGCCTTTCACGGGTCAAGGATGCGGCCATTCGGATCGCCGAGATGGAGGGGCTGCAGGCGCATGCCCGTGCCGTGGAGGTTCGCACTCAATGA
- the hisG gene encoding ATP phosphoribosyltransferase, with protein MKDTVTIALPKGRLLNPSIALFRKNGLLPRGLKADSRKLLFENAPHRLRMVIVRAVDVPTYVEYGAADMGIAGKDVLLEQEPDVYEPLDLRFGACRIVVAGPRTAAVTPSWSSAKLKIATKYPKIAERYFNEKGLPVEIIRLSGAIELAPLVGLSEQIVDLITTGTTLRENHLEEQAVIAQSTARLIVNRASLKTKSKTITELIQRLEKTIGETTA; from the coding sequence ATGAAAGACACCGTCACCATTGCATTGCCGAAAGGGCGCCTGCTCAATCCGTCCATCGCCCTTTTCAGGAAGAACGGACTCCTTCCGCGGGGTCTAAAGGCCGATAGCCGCAAACTCCTGTTCGAAAACGCCCCTCACCGGCTCCGCATGGTGATCGTGCGTGCGGTGGATGTGCCGACCTACGTCGAGTACGGGGCGGCCGACATGGGCATCGCCGGCAAAGACGTCCTTCTGGAACAGGAGCCCGACGTGTACGAACCGCTCGACCTTCGCTTCGGGGCCTGCCGGATCGTGGTGGCCGGACCCCGAACGGCCGCCGTGACGCCCAGCTGGTCTTCGGCCAAACTCAAGATTGCGACGAAATATCCCAAGATCGCGGAGCGATATTTCAACGAAAAGGGTCTGCCGGTCGAGATCATCCGGCTGTCGGGGGCGATCGAGCTGGCACCTTTGGTGGGATTGTCGGAACAGATCGTGGACTTGATCACCACCGGGACGACCCTGCGGGAAAACCACCTCGAGGAGCAGGCGGTCATCGCACAGTCCACCGCCCGATTGATCGTGAATCGGGCCAGCCTCAAAACAAAATCCAAGACGATCACGGAGCTGATCCAACGTCTGGAGAAAACGATCGGCGAGACGACGGCATGA
- the murA gene encoding UDP-N-acetylglucosamine 1-carboxyvinyltransferase, with protein sequence MDKILIKGGKPLKGEVAVSGAKNAALPILAATLLSRAELRVRNIPRLMDVATIKRLLIHLGALVDDDGQGRWAVRMPALARHDAPYELVKTMRASVLVLGPLAARFGEARVSLPGGCAIGARPINLHLMGLEKMGAEIQIEHGYVTVKARRLKGARIHLDLPSVTGTENLMMAATLADGVTVIENAAREPEVADLAYFLIRCGAKIKGAGTDVVTIDGVESLNDPCAYQIMPDRIEAGTFLTAAAITRGAVFVRGCAPGYLDAVLQKLREAGVQIGEEGDGVRATATGRIAAVDIKTNPYPGFPTDMQAQIMALMTLSDGLSVITETVFENRFSHVAELRRMGADIHVQGNNAVIKGTSRLSGAPVMASDLRASAGLVLAGLAAEGETEISRVYHLDRGYEKIEQKFSNLGGEIARIKQPS encoded by the coding sequence ATGGATAAAATTTTAATCAAAGGCGGTAAGCCGCTCAAAGGCGAGGTGGCGGTGAGCGGGGCCAAGAATGCCGCGCTGCCCATCCTTGCGGCGACCCTTCTGAGCCGGGCGGAACTCCGGGTCCGGAACATTCCGAGGCTGATGGACGTGGCGACGATCAAACGCCTCTTGATTCATCTCGGCGCCTTGGTCGATGATGACGGTCAGGGGAGGTGGGCGGTTCGGATGCCCGCGCTGGCCCGTCACGATGCCCCTTATGAGCTGGTTAAAACGATGCGCGCCTCGGTCCTGGTCCTGGGTCCGCTGGCCGCGCGCTTCGGCGAGGCCCGAGTTTCACTTCCGGGGGGCTGCGCGATCGGAGCCCGGCCCATCAATCTTCACTTGATGGGGTTGGAAAAGATGGGGGCCGAGATCCAGATCGAGCACGGTTATGTCACGGTCAAGGCCCGACGTCTCAAGGGCGCCCGGATACACTTGGATCTTCCCTCGGTCACGGGCACGGAGAATCTCATGATGGCCGCCACCCTGGCCGACGGGGTCACGGTAATCGAAAATGCCGCCCGCGAGCCGGAGGTGGCCGATCTGGCTTACTTTCTGATTCGGTGCGGCGCGAAAATCAAGGGGGCCGGCACGGACGTCGTCACGATCGACGGAGTCGAATCGTTAAACGACCCCTGCGCCTACCAAATCATGCCGGATCGCATCGAGGCCGGAACTTTCCTGACCGCCGCCGCCATAACACGAGGGGCCGTCTTCGTCCGCGGCTGCGCCCCCGGGTATCTGGACGCCGTTTTGCAAAAGCTGCGTGAGGCCGGCGTCCAGATTGGTGAGGAAGGGGACGGCGTGCGGGCCACGGCAACGGGGCGGATCGCCGCGGTGGATATCAAGACGAACCCGTATCCGGGATTCCCGACGGACATGCAGGCTCAGATCATGGCCCTGATGACGCTCTCCGACGGCCTGAGCGTAATCACCGAAACGGTGTTTGAGAATCGGTTCTCGCACGTGGCCGAACTCCGACGCATGGGCGCGGATATCCATGTTCAGGGAAACAATGCGGTGATTAAAGGGACCTCGCGCTTGAGCGGGGCGCCGGTGATGGCCTCGGACCTCCGGGCCAGCGCCGGCCTGGTCCTTGCGGGCCTGGCCGCGGAAGGAGAGACCGAGATCTCGCGCGTCTATCACCTGGACAGGGGCTACGAAAAGATCGAACAGAAATTTTCAAACCTCGGGGGAGAGATCGCCCGGATTAAGCAACCCTCATGA
- the prmC gene encoding peptide chain release factor N(5)-glutamine methyltransferase, with protein MTIRLKKNSMPLQELLRTATHRLTEAGIPDGRREAETLIAETLTCTRLDLYRADPVSLDPEQQETFMGLIRRRALREPLQYILGVQEFWGLEFRVTTDTLIPRPETELLIEAVLEQFGRPGGPITLVDLCTGTGCLAVTLGRLYPAARILATDRSPAALDVARLNALRHEMIGRIEFLEGDLLEPLSSMRLHEKIDVMTANPPYVPAEELDRLQPEVRFHEPRIALNGGCDGLDYYRRILPGALGFLRPGGRLFLEVGIRQASPVRVMAEQNGWRIDQIRKDLAGVDRVIVLTKP; from the coding sequence ATGACGATTCGATTGAAGAAAAATTCTATGCCTCTTCAGGAACTCCTTCGAACGGCGACGCATCGGCTGACCGAGGCCGGGATTCCGGACGGCCGCCGGGAAGCCGAAACCCTGATCGCCGAAACCCTGACCTGCACGCGCCTGGACCTCTACCGGGCTGATCCCGTATCTCTTGATCCCGAGCAACAGGAAACCTTTATGGGCCTGATTCGCCGCCGGGCCCTCCGGGAACCCCTCCAATACATCCTCGGCGTGCAGGAATTCTGGGGGCTGGAATTCCGGGTTACAACGGACACGTTGATTCCCCGGCCCGAGACGGAGCTGCTCATCGAGGCCGTTTTGGAGCAGTTTGGCCGGCCGGGAGGGCCGATCACGCTGGTCGATCTCTGCACCGGCACGGGCTGTCTGGCCGTCACGCTGGGCCGGCTTTATCCGGCGGCTCGGATCCTTGCGACCGATCGCTCGCCCGCCGCGCTCGATGTCGCGCGCTTGAACGCCTTACGTCACGAGATGATCGGGCGGATCGAATTTCTGGAAGGCGATCTGCTGGAGCCCTTGTCCTCGATGCGTTTACACGAAAAAATTGACGTCATGACGGCCAATCCTCCCTACGTTCCGGCCGAAGAACTGGATCGACTGCAGCCGGAGGTGAGGTTTCATGAACCCCGGATCGCCCTCAACGGCGGATGCGACGGGTTGGATTACTACCGTCGGATTTTGCCCGGCGCCCTGGGGTTTCTTCGCCCCGGCGGACGCCTCTTTCTTGAGGTCGGGATCCGGCAGGCGTCCCCCGTCCGCGTGATGGCTGAGCAGAACGGCTGGCGGATTGATCAGATAAGAAAGGATCTGGCGGGGGTTGATCGGGTGATTGTTCTAACAAAACCATGA
- the prfA gene encoding peptide chain release factor 1 codes for MTMNDQVFIQKLEMIQDKFDGLTRALSDPKVIADQSQFQRLAKERADLEEVMEQYRQFKVVLKEIEATEEMLRDARAEAGLREMAEHERQELLKRKDMREQQLKRLLLPRDPRDDKNTILEIRAGTGGDEAALFAAELFRMYTRYAENHRWHVEIMSSSPTGIGGLKEVIVAIEGKGAYRHLKFESGVHRVQRVPVTEAGGRIHTSAVTVAVLPEAEEVDITIDPSDLRIDTFCASGPGGQGVNTTHSAVRITHVPTGTVVSCQDERSQLKNRTKAMRVLRARLLEVEQNRQEAEMAKARKSQVGTGDRSEKIRTYNFPQNRITDHRIGLTLHRLTQVLDGDLDELFDALIAADQADRLNTVMAS; via the coding sequence ATGACGATGAACGATCAGGTTTTCATACAAAAGCTTGAGATGATTCAGGATAAATTCGACGGATTGACTCGGGCCCTAAGCGATCCCAAAGTTATCGCGGATCAGTCCCAATTTCAGCGTCTGGCCAAGGAGCGCGCCGATCTCGAAGAGGTCATGGAACAGTACCGGCAATTCAAGGTCGTTCTCAAAGAGATCGAGGCAACCGAAGAAATGCTTCGGGACGCTCGGGCGGAAGCCGGCTTGAGGGAGATGGCGGAACACGAGCGCCAGGAACTTTTAAAGCGTAAAGACATGCGGGAGCAGCAGCTCAAGCGCCTCTTGTTGCCCAGGGATCCCCGCGATGACAAGAACACCATTCTGGAGATCCGGGCCGGCACCGGAGGCGACGAGGCCGCTCTCTTTGCGGCTGAATTGTTCCGGATGTATACGCGGTATGCCGAGAATCACCGGTGGCATGTCGAGATCATGAGCTCCAGTCCGACCGGGATCGGGGGATTAAAAGAGGTCATCGTTGCGATCGAAGGTAAAGGCGCCTACCGCCATTTAAAATTTGAAAGCGGGGTCCATCGCGTTCAGCGCGTCCCCGTCACCGAGGCGGGCGGGCGCATTCATACCTCGGCCGTCACGGTGGCGGTGCTCCCGGAAGCGGAGGAGGTGGACATCACGATCGACCCGAGCGATCTCCGGATCGATACGTTCTGCGCCTCCGGGCCCGGAGGCCAGGGCGTCAACACAACCCATTCGGCCGTCCGGATCACACACGTCCCGACCGGCACGGTCGTGAGCTGTCAGGATGAACGATCCCAACTCAAGAACAGAACAAAGGCCATGCGCGTGCTTCGCGCACGGCTCTTGGAAGTCGAGCAGAACCGGCAGGAGGCCGAAATGGCCAAGGCGCGGAAATCCCAGGTGGGCACGGGGGATCGTAGCGAAAAGATACGCACGTACAATTTCCCCCAAAATCGGATCACCGATCACCGGATCGGGTTGACGTTGCACCGCCTGACCCAGGTGCTCGACGGGGATCTGGACGAGCTGTTTGACGCCCTGATCGCGGCCGACCAGGCCGACCGGCTCAACACGGTCATGGCCTCCTGA
- the rpmE gene encoding 50S ribosomal protein L31: MKEGIHPAYQPTDITCACGSVIKTRSTRNDIHVEICSACHPFFTGTQKLIDTEGRVERFRKKYKKP, translated from the coding sequence ATGAAAGAAGGGATTCATCCGGCGTATCAACCGACCGACATCACCTGCGCCTGCGGGAGTGTCATTAAGACCCGCTCGACCCGGAACGACATCCATGTGGAGATCTGTTCCGCCTGCCATCCTTTTTTTACGGGCACGCAGAAGCTGATCGACACGGAAGGCCGCGTCGAACGGTTTCGGAAAAAGTACAAAAAGCCATAA